A single Argentina anserina chromosome 7, drPotAnse1.1, whole genome shotgun sequence DNA region contains:
- the LOC126802521 gene encoding uncharacterized protein LOC126802521: MASTKVQRIMTQPINLIFRFLQSKARIQIWLFEQKDVRIEGRIIGFDEYMNLVLDDAEEVSIKKNTRKTLGRILLKGDNITLMMNTGK; this comes from the exons ATGGCGAGCACCAAAGTGCAGAGGATCATGACCCAGCCCATC AACCTGATTTTCAGGTTCCTCCAGAGT AAAGCTCGAATTCAGATTTGGCTATTTGAACAGAAAGACGTCAGGATTGAAGGCCGCATCATT GGCTTTGATGAGTACATGAATTTGGTCTTAGATGATGCTGAAGAAGTGAGCATCAAGAAGAATACCAGAAAGACACTAG GAAGGATTCTTCTCAAAGGAGATAACATTACTCTCATGATGAACAC GGGGAAATGA